The genomic window AGGAGGTGCCCTCGGGCAGCTCGGCCggctcctcctccactccatagTCGTCGATGAGCTTGGCCAGAGCGTCACGGAACTCGATGAGCCCCTGTGCGGGCAGCGCAATGGTCTGGCCCTGCGTGGAGCCCAGGCCGGGCCCCCGGTTGACTGTCTGGCGGATGCGCAGGAAGCGGCCGCGCTGGTTCTCCTTGAGATCCATGTAGTACTTGCGGTTTTCGCGCACCAGGAACTCGCTCTTGAGCGCCCGGCGTGGCTCGTCCTGTGCCTGGGCCAGGTCGGGCGGCTGGCTGGGGCCCAGCTGCGCGTAGTGCTCGATGAAGTCGCCCAGGTAGTCGCGGAACTCCACTGCCACAGACATGGAGAGGGTGAGGCGGCTCTTGTTGCCGCCAGCGCCCACCTCAGCGATCTTGAGGAAACGGCCCTTAGCGTTCTGCTTCACGTCCAGGTAGAAACGCTTGTTCTGGATGTCCACCCGCTTGGAGGCCAGCTCCTGCGTCTCGTGCTGCAGCCCCCCCGgggccccgccgccgccgccactgccgccgccgcccccgccgccaccaccgcccccgCCGGAGCCTGAGCCCGAGCCCGGGTGCCCTAGGGAGCCGCCCGAGCCCAGCGCCGCACCACCCTGCTCGCTGCCGCTGTCTCGGTCCGCCATGATGCTGCGCTCCGCCGCCGCGCCGCCGCCTGCCGCTCCGCCCGCCGCCTCAGTCGCCTCAGCCGCCGCTGCTTTCCCTCCCCGGCTCCGCCTGCTGCCGCCGCAACCCCCACAGCCAGTCAGCCACTCTCGCGAGATCTGCGGGAGAGACGAGACAGACGAGACCCGGTAACAGGGCACTGACTCCCCAGTACAGTAGCAGGACGCCCTACTGTACGCGCCCACCCGCCCGCCGGCACGTGACTGCGCCCCTTCCCCAGGCCAGCAACCCTGCCCGTCTGCCCGCCAGGCGGCGCCCACCCGCCGGCCCTCGCCCTACACCCCTCTCCGGAGGGGGGGAGCGGGAGCGAGCGCCGCGTCGCAGTTCTGCTGCCACCGCAGCCtctgccgccaccgccgccgtAGCTACCCCTGTTGGCCAGACCCTAGGCAGCCTTGACTTGGGGAGCcggggaactgggggtggggggtatgcCGTATTAAGCACAGACATCagtcctgactctgctttccagTGACCCCCAAAGAGAAGATTGGGGGAGGGGCCTGCGTAGCACAGCAGAGTAGGATGCAGAGGGTATACCGAGTCACGGCCTCCCTTTCCCCTGTGGGCCTGACCCAGACCCAAACCCAGACAGGGTTGCCCGCCACCCGGCAGGGCTGTCTCCTACCGCAGAGCCGTGGCCGAAGAGGCAGGCGAGGAAAAAGAGGTGCTGCGGTGGTAAACCCTTAGCTGCAGAGGGGGCTGCTGGGGACGAGGACCAGGCGCCGGCAGCAGTGGCGCGGAGCAGCAGACACCTAGCCcgtccctcccctctccctcccctcgcTCCCGCCGCTCCCCCTCCCCGCGCACGGCAGCGGCTCTGGCCTCAGATGATCCcgctcccccctcctcccaaccgCAGCCCCGCACAGTCGGGCGGGCGCACTCACCAGCGGGGGGAGCTGGGCTAAGGACAGTAGCCGCACCAGGGCCGAGGTGCCCGCAGTGCCGATTCCCGTAGGCTATGCCCTTACTCCAAaacaataatagaaaagaaacccACACTCACCCCAAAACCTGCAACCAGACCCCTTTGGGACCAGGATTGCTTGGttgcctcccccctcctccttctgaGATTTGGGAAGGGGGGCACCATGCTCAGGGCTCTGCCCAGCCTGGGTTGTGGGCCAGCTCTGCAGATGAACCAGACCCTGCTGAGTATTCAGACCCCGGCCCACTCTTCTTTTGGACGGACCCAGAATGAAGGAGAAAACCCAATCAGGCTTTCGGAAATTCATGAACTAAAAATGTCAGGAATTTCCTGGGAAACGCAGTTCCTTACGGGATTCATTAAAGCAGGTTTGCTTACCCCTTTACTCTTCCACCCAGAAACTCCCAGTATCCAAAAGAGCCCCCACCCCcggtaaaatattaaaagatctTGGATTTTATGCAGATTACTGACCATTAATTAACCAATCAGTCTTAGCTACTAAAAggaatctcctgtgcccatagaAAGGGGCCCAAGAATAAAGATGGagctcagaaataaaaattttctttttaaactataaCTCATAATCTAGGGCTTCTTTTCCAACATCCAGAAAGATAGTGCGTGCTAGTACTTTACTGCAGTGTGCAGCCCTGTGGCACAGCGAAGGCCTATTTCCTGAAGACCCTTGCCAATGACTCCAAACTCTACATTACTGGAGAGGATACAGACCATGCAGCCTTATCTCTGGCTTTTTCGACACAGATTGATGCCTCTACCCTAGTAATATGCCTATTCATCTGTGGGTTCCACTTCTACTGAACTCCTTTTCTTCCACAATAAGGAGCCGCCTTCCCCACTTAGCTGCAGAAACCGGTAACTTTAAGGTTGCCTAACGGGGAAAGAATTAAAGTAAGATCAGTCTATGGACAGATGCTTTTCAGGTCTTGAGCCCGAAAAGCCCCTTAATATGGTCTTTTATATTGGGGGCAAACCTGTCCACTGGGTGTATATGTCTTCCCCAGCAAGAGCCCCATTTTAGTTAGTGTTAGGCACATTCACTTCCcattaataaagaagaaagagggcaAATAACCCTGGTCACCAAAGAGCAAATTAGGGAATCCCGTGAACCAGCCTGAGAAACATGCATCTGCATACAGTGACATCTGAAAGCACTCCCTGAAGAGGAAGCTCACTCTGAAACAGAAACCTTTGCTAAGGGCCTCACAAAGAATTTCTCCTTAATTTAGAAGCAATCACTTACACATAGGGCCTTTTCAGTGCTGAGTTTTCtgcactctctcctccatccccAAGTCTGTTGGGTTAAGGGAAACAGGAACTTTTAGAGGATTTCCTACCACAAAAACAAATTCCTGAAGACACAGAGGTGCCTACCGGCTCTCTACTTGTTCCTTGAAACAGTCAGGACCCTGGATAGACCCCAGCAACTCCAGTAACCTAAATGCTGAGTGACGCGGGATCTGCATAGAACAAAGCGGTCTCGTGGTCTCACGCTTCCACGTGTAACTGAAGGAAAGGTCCAGTGAAGTACGGTTCTAGAGAGGTACCTGCCGTTCTTCAAGAGTTTACTTTACAAAGAACAAAACCATACCCCTAACGAGAGCTCAAGATAGCAAGGCCAATGAGATTTTGATGAGGCCACCCACTGCCAGTTCCTACATTCTCCCAGACTTGGGGTTCCAAGTCGCCTTCCCGAATCAACTTCGCAGTTAATCCAAACATTTATTTCCAGGGGTTCTGAAGCAGTTTGAATTTTGGAGAGCCCTGCTTTTCTGGGAAGAGGAGTTATCACCAGGAATTGACATTTTCCTCAGAGGAAAGGCAACTGATGGGGTTTCTAAGtagaatacaaattaaatatcattTGCACACTTAGAGTGGGAATTTCGAGTGAAAACCAGCAAATGACTGAGACTTCTGAGTAATTATATGCTTTATACAGTCATTGTATATGTAATTTCTACCTGTACAAGCCAGCAGCTCTTCTTTATATCTAAAAAGTAAACAAGACTGAAGCTTCCCCCACAAACAATTCAACAATGTTAGCTAGGTAGCATATTTTTACTACTTCATCAAGAGCATCAACTTCAGGATAAGCTTGTAAATGTGGACTTTTTCTCTGTCTAAAAGGTAAAAGGCGGCTTTCCTTAGGCTACAGGTATGACATTCGTCTTAAAAGGCAGCCAGGAAGAAATGAATATTAACATACAGGATAGTCTTAAAATGTTTAGAACTTTaagtagaaatttaaaaattatatttgcatCCTGGCTTTGAAGATCTTTAAGAAAATTGTAGATTTAAAGAGGTTGTTAGCCATTTGTTAACTACCTAAATATACTAATTTGATAAATGAAAAACCTTTTCTAGTGTTTAGCTCTTTGAATCTATTACTTCAATATACATAACTGTTAAGACTAACCTTACAATTTCATTCCAGTGtaggaaaaactaaaaagaaacgaAATACATGtagcaaaatatttatattaatgaaAAATCATCAAAAAGCATTATTTCCCTTTCACTCAAAAATTGCTTACATTTACCTGATAAAGATTTGTAGGTCCTTTGAGTCTCTTTATCAACACTATATACACACTTTAAAGAGAAtcaagactaaaaaaaaaaatttagtcaCTACATATTTAACAAACttacccacattttttttttttgcattaggACACAGATTGAGATaaaccaagaaggaaaaaaatcctcaATTTTCCTCTGCCTCAACTACAGGGATTCTAAAATAATGTAATTCACCTTTTATTTTTACAGGAAAAAACAAcacatagtaataaaataaacttgAGGAGAAGCTATTTACCTCTGTGTAGTAAACTCTTGATTGTAGTGCTCCCAACAGAAACAATACATTAATACTTTACAAAGCCCAAATTCCTCCTTCCCCCAAAAGAGAACTTTGAACTTTATTCAAGTGCTACTTGGGTTAAACCAGACAATTATCTTCAATACTTAAATCATTAAAACAACCAGAATGTTAGGCTGCAAATGTTCAAAGCAGAAGAATCCCATTTCTTTAGGGCTTCTACCAAGGGAGGAAGGGACACAAGTAAACGGACGGACGGACGCTAGCACCATAACCAGCTCACAGCACTAGTACTGCCCGAGTCCTTTTAAAGAAGCTTTCAACAGCCTACCCACTCTCGAAAATTAGCTTTCTTTGACACTGAATGAGTATTTAGAACTAAAAATATGAACTAAATATTCAAATTCAGAAAAGGAATATTTAGTGATAAATAACCTTTGCATCTCCAAAAGGTTTTCATCTTAAACATCTGCAGGAGTTAAATTTAGCACACATTCTAAATTCCATAAAAAAATGCACAGAACCCAACATTTAAGGACCCCAAAGGTCCAAACAAAACCGATTCAAATGTCAAAAGCTCTCTCTTCATCTGATACTTAAATGATTTTACTAGAACTATACTCAAGGAACTGAAATCAGCAACTTTTTCCATACTTTAGCCAACACTCCAATTTTCAAAGCCGCAATTCCCTTAAGTCTTTTGGGCGGGGGAAAAAGGGGGtcttaaagtaaataaaaattttcctttcccctctggcagTCTACCAAAAGATGCCAAACCAAATCCAGCCTATTGTAAATCTCCCTTCCAAGGACATGGGACGGTAACATAGACATCACTGCTAAAATATGCCTTAAAGTCCTTAGCTGGACAGTAACGTAAGGGGCCCAGAAGAAAACCGAGCCTCAAATAGTTCCCTCAGAGACAACAGAAAAGGTGGCATTTTTCGGGGGAGGGGGACGACTGCCGACAGCTCTGTTACACCTTGCAGGTCTCTAGGGGCCTCTCTCTACCAAAGTTCAGGCTTACGGTAGATACATTTGCAGGGTTCCTACAACATCGCAAGTCACCTCTGGTCCTGCTGTCGGTCTCAGAGGAGACCCTCCAGCTTCACATCCCTTCCTTTTGCCCCCACCGCCACCCCCCACCCCGACAAAAGCTAATGAGCAGGCAGGCAGACCTAGCGCTCGGGCCACCCATCCTTGGGCCTGG from Microtus pennsylvanicus isolate mMicPen1 chromosome 4, mMicPen1.hap1, whole genome shotgun sequence includes these protein-coding regions:
- the Pura gene encoding transcriptional activator protein Pur-alpha — protein: MADRDSGSEQGGAALGSGGSLGHPGSGSGSGGGGGGGGGGGGSGGGGGAPGGLQHETQELASKRVDIQNKRFYLDVKQNAKGRFLKIAEVGAGGNKSRLTLSMSVAVEFRDYLGDFIEHYAQLGPSQPPDLAQAQDEPRRALKSEFLVRENRKYYMDLKENQRGRFLRIRQTVNRGPGLGSTQGQTIALPAQGLIEFRDALAKLIDDYGVEEEPAELPEGTSLTVDNKRFFFDVGSNKYGVFMRVSEVKPTYRNSITVPYKVWAKFGHTFCKYSEEMKKIQEKQREKRAACEQLHQQQQQQQEETTAATLLLQGEEEGEED